Proteins from one Ricinus communis isolate WT05 ecotype wild-type chromosome 9, ASM1957865v1, whole genome shotgun sequence genomic window:
- the LOC112537088 gene encoding peroxidase N → MKSLSYYQYYLLFVTVLVLNTAASVRSQLTTDFYSTTCPKLLQIVRKEIQNAIKAEMRMAASLLRLHFHDCFVNGCDGSVLLDGSDGEKFSLANLNSARGFEVVDTIKAAVESQCSGVVSCADILAIAARDSVVLSGGPTWRVLLGRRDGLISNQTEANNALPSPFEGLNEIIAKFIAVGLNITDVVSLSGGHTIGLAKCATFSNRLFNFSGTGAPDATLESNMLSDLQNLCPITGDGNRTTALDRNSTDLFDNHYFQNLLNNKGLLGSDQILFSSNEAVSTTKSIVQSYSSNSKLFLDDFANSMIKMGNIRPLTGSSGQIRKNCRVVNS, encoded by the exons ATGAAGAGTTTAAGCTACTATCAATATTACCTCTTGTTTGTAACAGTTCTGGTGCTAAACACTGCTGCTTCTGTGAGATCCCAACTGACCACTGATTTCTACTCAACGACATGCCCTAAACTTCTCCAGATTGTGAGGAAAGAGATTCAGAATGCTATTAAGGCTGAAATGCGAATGGCAGCATCTTTGCTTCGCCTTCACTTTCATGATTGTTTTGTCAAT GGTTGTGATGGGTCAGTATTGCTGGATGGCAGTGATGGTGAGAAGTTTTCGTTGGCTAATTTAAACTCAGCAAGAGGATTTGAAGTTGTGGACACAATAAAAGCAGCTGTGGAAAGTCAGTGCAGTGGAGTTGTATCTTGTGCTGACATACTAGCCATAGCTGCCAGGGACTCAGTTGTTTTG AGTGGAGGACCAACATGGAGAGTTCTTCTTGGAAGGAGAGATGGTTTGATTTCCAACCAGACAGAGGCAAATAATGCACTGCCTTCTCCATTTGAAGGACTTAATGAAATCATTGCCAAATTTATTGCTGTAGGCCTCAACATCACTGATGTTGTCTCCTTATCAG GTGGTCATACAATTGGTCTAGCAAAATGTGCAACTTTCAGCAATAGATTGTTCAACTTCTCAGGAACTGGTGCTCCTGATGCTACACTTGAATCTAATATGTTATCTGATCTGCAAAATCTATGTCCAATAACTGGAGATGGAAACAGGACAACTGCTCTTGATCGGAACTCTACTGATCTTTTCGACAACCACTATTTCCAAAATCTGCTAAACAACAAGGGTCTCCTTGGTTCAGACCAAATCCTATTTTCAAGTAATGAGGCTGTTTCCACTACCAAAAGTATTGTCCAAAGTTACAGCAGCAACAGCAAGCTTTTCTTGGATGACTTTGCTAATTCCATGATCAAAATGGGAAATATTCGTCCACTTACAGGGTCTAGTGGGCAGATTAGGAAGAATTgcagagttgttaattcttaa